A genomic window from Roseofilum casamattae BLCC-M143 includes:
- a CDS encoding circadian clock KaiB family protein translates to MSELFKGIALFTPGGDVVYCIDPSKQRRWHIDLCTRLQTLFELSAPPHFLVPCYTATIDRWFNPQTQQIECIAEAYPFVFHYHPFLNAIFNTPGQTWTQVHCSPHLCDPMAIATYYHQFPKLWDDRDWVVRIDAPQDNLSPPENSDRFLDEVQPEGYVFRLFVTGTYRHMEHLLRKVHDALEKTLSQPYTLKVIDILKHPDLAESDRVLATPTLLRVWPKPVRRVVGEIEVGEQLLSLLS, encoded by the coding sequence TTGTCCGAGCTGTTCAAAGGCATTGCTTTATTTACTCCTGGAGGGGATGTCGTTTACTGTATCGATCCAAGCAAGCAACGTCGATGGCATATCGATTTATGCACTCGGTTGCAAACCTTGTTCGAGCTGAGCGCTCCCCCTCATTTCTTAGTGCCTTGTTATACGGCAACTATCGATCGCTGGTTTAATCCGCAGACACAACAAATTGAGTGTATTGCCGAAGCCTATCCTTTTGTCTTTCACTACCATCCCTTTTTGAACGCCATTTTTAATACGCCAGGACAGACGTGGACGCAAGTGCATTGCTCGCCACATTTGTGCGATCCGATGGCGATCGCTACTTATTACCACCAATTTCCCAAATTATGGGACGATCGCGATTGGGTGGTTCGTATCGATGCTCCTCAAGATAATTTAAGTCCTCCAGAAAATAGCGATCGCTTTCTGGATGAGGTGCAACCAGAAGGATATGTATTTCGCTTGTTTGTCACCGGAACTTACAGACATATGGAACATCTGTTGCGTAAGGTTCACGATGCTTTAGAGAAAACCCTATCTCAACCCTACACGCTCAAGGTGATCGATATCCTCAAGCACCCAGATTTGGCAGAGAGCGATCGAGTTTTAGCGACTCCAACTCTGCTCCGAGTTTGGCCGAAACCCGTCCGTCGCGTTGTCGGTGAAATTGAGGTAGGAGAACAGCTTTTATCTCTACTCAGTTAA
- a CDS encoding type IV pilus twitching motility protein PilT, with translation MTQSPQKKPPSPPPRPPAPPPRPGASAEGATQQMSARTMPMNAQAAKAKAAQPGAAKARAAAAKRAAPKSGPTAGHPTLKELVKRADEEGVSDIHLGVNELPRYRKRGDITSLEYPKTDLNTFTSWMRECMTDEEIRQFQDHLDFDGAFDFGFVRIRINMFDSLAGPSAVFRLIPSNILTMEQLRCPEVFRDICHYHKGLVLVTGPTGSGKSTTMAALIDYINRNMAHHIITIEDPVEFVHVSQKSLVKHREVGRHTREFKNALKAALREDPDLMLVGEIRDKETMGIALKAASTGHLVMGTLHTNSAVKTIERIMGMFPPAEQPALRVSLAESLVSIIAQGLCKTTDGKRAAFHDILIATDAVKEYVIKNDLEEITQVMLRSEFEGMTTMNKALYNLYQEGRITEETALEKSPTPNEMAQFLRGRI, from the coding sequence ATGACCCAATCTCCCCAGAAAAAACCCCCGTCTCCTCCCCCGCGTCCCCCCGCGCCTCCCCCTCGTCCTGGAGCCAGCGCTGAGGGTGCGACGCAACAAATGTCGGCGCGCACTATGCCGATGAATGCCCAAGCGGCGAAGGCGAAAGCAGCTCAACCGGGTGCGGCCAAAGCTAGAGCAGCGGCGGCAAAACGAGCGGCTCCCAAATCGGGGCCCACTGCCGGACACCCCACCCTGAAAGAATTAGTCAAACGCGCTGATGAAGAAGGAGTTTCCGATATTCACCTCGGGGTGAACGAGCTGCCTCGCTATCGCAAGCGGGGAGATATTACGAGTTTAGAGTATCCGAAAACCGACCTGAATACCTTTACCAGTTGGATGCGAGAGTGCATGACTGATGAGGAGATTCGACAATTCCAAGATCATTTGGATTTTGATGGTGCGTTTGACTTTGGTTTTGTGCGGATTCGGATTAATATGTTCGATTCCCTGGCCGGACCGTCGGCGGTATTCCGGTTGATTCCGTCGAATATTTTAACGATGGAGCAGTTGCGCTGTCCGGAAGTCTTCAGGGATATTTGTCATTACCATAAGGGATTGGTTTTGGTGACTGGACCCACGGGTTCGGGCAAATCCACCACAATGGCAGCCCTGATTGACTATATCAATCGGAACATGGCCCATCACATTATTACCATTGAAGACCCGGTCGAATTCGTTCACGTCAGCCAAAAATCTCTGGTCAAACACCGCGAGGTCGGTCGCCATACCCGAGAGTTTAAGAATGCTCTGAAAGCAGCTCTACGGGAAGATCCGGATTTGATGCTCGTCGGAGAAATTCGGGACAAGGAAACCATGGGAATTGCCCTGAAAGCGGCGTCTACCGGTCACTTGGTGATGGGAACCTTGCACACTAACAGTGCAGTGAAAACCATCGAGCGGATTATGGGGATGTTCCCTCCGGCGGAACAACCGGCGTTGCGGGTATCCTTAGCGGAATCTTTGGTGTCGATTATTGCGCAAGGATTATGCAAGACCACTGATGGTAAGCGGGCAGCCTTCCACGATATTCTCATTGCTACCGATGCCGTGAAAGAATACGTGATCAAAAACGATCTCGAGGAAATTACTCAAGTCATGCTCCGGTCGGAGTTTGAAGGAATGACGACGATGAATAAAGCGCTGTACAACCTCTATCAAGAGGGGCGAATCACGGAAGAAACTGCCTTGGAGAAGTCGCCAACTCCGAACGAAATGGCGCAGTTCCTCCGAGGTCGCATTTAA
- the wecB gene encoding non-hydrolyzing UDP-N-acetylglucosamine 2-epimerase gives MSNLPRIGIVVGTRPEAIKLAPVIEKFRTAENFQTYAILTGQHQEMVAQVMNLFHLNADRNLQIMQPKQTLTDITYRSLQGLEALYRELELDWAIVQGDTTTAFAATLAAFYQKIPVAHVEAGLRTDNLWNPYPEEANRRLISQLATLHFAPTALAVENLQRSGVIGEIHHTGNTVIDALLQVAQSQPKCDVEGLDWSQYRVLLATVHRRENWGQPLLDIAAGFLRILDAFPDTALVLPLHRNPTVREPLKEVLQDRPRVFLLEPLDYSQLVGAIANCYFVLSDSGGLQEEAPSLGKPVLVLRETTERPEAIDAGTAKLVGTNPDTIFAAASDLLSQSDIYQQMATAINPFGDGKASQRILDLVGKAIVRS, from the coding sequence ATGTCTAACCTTCCCCGAATCGGTATTGTTGTAGGGACTCGTCCAGAAGCAATTAAGCTCGCTCCTGTCATCGAGAAATTTCGCACGGCAGAGAATTTTCAGACCTATGCAATCTTGACCGGCCAGCACCAAGAGATGGTCGCGCAAGTGATGAATTTATTCCACTTGAATGCCGATCGCAATTTACAGATTATGCAACCGAAACAAACCCTGACAGATATTACCTATCGCAGTTTGCAGGGATTAGAAGCCTTGTATCGGGAGCTGGAACTGGATTGGGCGATCGTGCAAGGGGATACCACTACGGCGTTTGCAGCAACTCTGGCGGCCTTTTACCAAAAGATTCCGGTCGCCCATGTGGAAGCCGGTCTGCGCACGGATAACCTGTGGAATCCGTATCCCGAAGAAGCCAACCGTCGCTTAATTTCCCAATTAGCAACATTGCATTTTGCCCCAACTGCCTTGGCGGTGGAAAATTTACAGCGTTCTGGCGTTATTGGCGAGATTCATCATACGGGGAATACGGTGATTGATGCTCTGCTTCAGGTGGCTCAGTCCCAACCGAAATGCGATGTAGAGGGGTTGGACTGGAGTCAATATCGGGTGTTGTTAGCAACGGTGCATCGTCGGGAAAACTGGGGACAGCCTCTGCTCGATATTGCGGCGGGATTTCTGCGCATTCTCGATGCCTTTCCCGATACGGCGTTGGTGTTACCGTTGCATCGAAATCCGACGGTACGAGAGCCGCTGAAAGAAGTATTGCAAGACCGTCCCCGAGTATTTCTCTTGGAACCGTTAGACTACAGTCAGTTAGTGGGGGCGATCGCCAATTGTTATTTTGTGTTAAGCGACTCGGGAGGATTGCAAGAGGAAGCCCCTTCTCTGGGCAAACCGGTATTAGTGTTACGCGAAACCACGGAGCGCCCGGAAGCTATTGATGCGGGAACGGCGAAGCTGGTGGGAACCAATCCGGATACAATCTTTGCAGCAGCTTCCGATCTGCTCTCGCAATCCGATATTTATCAACAAATGGCCACAGCGATTAACCCGTTTGGCGATGGAAAAGCCTCGCAACGGATTTTGGATTTAGTTGGAAAAGCAATAGTGCGATCGTAA
- a CDS encoding Rpn family recombination-promoting nuclease/putative transposase gives MQFINPKTDFAFKRIFGSQESTDILISFLNALIYAGEPKISDLEIIDPYNQAEIGGLKDSYLDVKAILGNGTTVLIEMQVLNVPAFKKRVLYNWAKTYGNQLRIGKPYVGLQPVIALTIVDFPLFPKAKPIITRFGLKEKTLPSLDYPDEQIELIFVELRKFNKSLEELETLTEKWIYFMKEAPNLEMIPSSLEEVPEISKALEIANRANLSVKDAEELDQKERWLLDQQGYVVQARTEALEQGLQQGLEQGLEQGLEQGLEQGLQQGLQQGRAEGQLESALGLILRQLQRRFGEVPEAAIAQMQQLSLDDLDELGMAILDWTSLEDLSGWLSQRRSME, from the coding sequence ATGCAATTTATCAATCCCAAAACTGATTTCGCTTTCAAGCGCATCTTTGGTTCCCAAGAAAGCACGGATATCCTAATTAGCTTCTTAAATGCTCTCATTTATGCAGGGGAGCCAAAAATTAGCGACCTAGAAATTATCGATCCCTATAATCAAGCCGAGATCGGCGGTCTCAAAGATAGCTATCTCGATGTCAAAGCCATCCTTGGTAACGGTACAACTGTCCTCATTGAAATGCAAGTGCTCAATGTACCCGCTTTCAAAAAGCGAGTCTTGTACAACTGGGCAAAAACCTATGGAAATCAGCTCAGGATAGGAAAACCTTATGTGGGACTGCAACCGGTCATTGCTCTAACCATTGTTGATTTTCCGCTATTTCCCAAGGCTAAACCGATTATCACTCGCTTCGGTTTAAAGGAGAAAACTCTCCCCTCATTGGACTATCCTGACGAACAAATTGAACTGATATTTGTCGAGCTGCGAAAATTCAACAAATCCCTGGAAGAATTAGAAACTCTGACAGAAAAATGGATTTACTTTATGAAGGAAGCACCAAATCTCGAGATGATTCCCAGTTCTCTTGAAGAAGTGCCGGAAATCAGCAAAGCTTTGGAGATCGCGAATCGAGCTAATTTGAGTGTCAAGGACGCGGAAGAGTTAGACCAAAAGGAACGGTGGCTTCTCGACCAGCAGGGTTATGTCGTACAAGCGAGGACAGAAGCGTTAGAACAGGGACTTCAACAAGGACTCGAACAAGGACTCGAACAAGGACTCGAACAAGGACTCGAACAAGGATTGCAACAAGGATTGCAACAAGGACGTGCTGAAGGGCAATTGGAATCAGCATTAGGGTTGATTTTGCGTCAACTTCAGCGCCGGTTTGGAGAGGTTCCGGAAGCGGCGATCGCCCAGATGCAACAATTGTCTTTAGACGATTTGGATGAGTTAGGAATGGCGATTTTGGATTGGACGAGTTTAGAGGATTTATCTGGTTGGTTGAGTCAGAGGCGATCGATGGAGTAA
- a CDS encoding glutathione S-transferase family protein codes for MAESLSVRIIGTIGVITSLLVPIEAIAKPLSVSQDSGSELQLYGGPRTRSPLVQWYLEELNVPYRYISLNLRENEHQTPEYLAINPMGKVPALVDEDFTVWESGAILLYLAEKYGDFPDTLEARSRRVQWVLFANATLGPGLFLPERRDREIPRLLAPLNEILSQQPFLLGSSLDVADIAIASYLYYAQMLAQLDYGDYPAIVDYLERITARTAFQNTLGKRFAGS; via the coding sequence ATGGCCGAATCCCTATCTGTCCGTATCATTGGTACGATCGGGGTAATTACATCACTGCTAGTACCGATAGAAGCGATCGCCAAACCCTTATCTGTAAGTCAAGACTCGGGGTCTGAATTACAACTTTATGGCGGCCCGAGAACGCGATCGCCGTTAGTACAATGGTATTTAGAAGAATTAAACGTTCCCTATCGTTATATATCCCTCAATCTCCGGGAAAACGAACACCAAACACCAGAATATTTAGCCATTAATCCCATGGGAAAAGTTCCGGCGTTGGTGGATGAAGATTTTACGGTTTGGGAGTCTGGGGCAATTTTGCTGTATTTGGCGGAAAAATATGGAGATTTTCCGGATACTTTAGAAGCGCGATCGCGACGAGTACAATGGGTTTTGTTTGCCAATGCAACTCTAGGGCCGGGATTATTTTTGCCCGAACGACGCGATCGCGAAATACCTCGTTTATTAGCACCACTGAATGAGATTTTATCCCAACAGCCATTTTTATTGGGATCGAGTCTAGATGTGGCTGATATCGCGATCGCGTCTTATTTGTATTATGCCCAAATGTTAGCCCAACTCGATTATGGTGATTATCCCGCTATTGTCGATTATCTGGAGCGCATTACAGCTAGAACAGCATTTCAAAATACTTTAGGCAAACGGTTTGCCGGTTCATAA
- a CDS encoding TldD/PmbA family protein has protein sequence MATDIQNLLWDLIERYKHRVDFLAIRLEEAETTNILLRTGKIETLSEGISLGGQIRACYKGGWGMTSFNQLLGLSDRIEEAIASARLVGEEETLLAPIPIVQETCVLPLAGTNPREISLTAKKELCDRYAEILRSSNDKVATTLVRYGDSSQRIVLMTSEGTAIEQSWVDLEMRFAATARQGSTVQTGRETTGSRNGYEDLTGLDAQVRSAAQRAVDALDHPPVKGNTYTVVIDPILSGLFVHEAFGHLSEADMAYENPDILEVMTLGRKFGPENLQIFDGAQPEGHRGSYFYDDEGTPATTTQLIENGTLVGRLHSRETAGKLGETPTGNARCLDYQYPPIVRMTNTWIGRGDTPARDLFGDITEGVYAKNWRGGMTNGEMFTFSAGEAWMIRNGKIAEPVRDVTLSGNVFSTLADIEAIGDDFYWDESGGCGKGGQNGMPVGCGGPSLRIRNVVVGGEAE, from the coding sequence ATGGCTACAGATATTCAGAACCTCTTGTGGGACTTAATCGAGCGTTATAAGCATCGCGTGGATTTCCTGGCCATTCGCCTGGAAGAAGCGGAAACAACGAATATCTTATTGCGCACGGGTAAAATTGAAACTCTCAGTGAAGGGATTTCCCTCGGCGGACAAATCCGTGCCTGTTACAAAGGCGGCTGGGGAATGACGAGCTTCAATCAACTTTTGGGACTTTCCGATCGCATTGAAGAGGCGATCGCCTCAGCTCGCTTGGTTGGCGAGGAAGAAACCCTGTTGGCTCCAATTCCCATCGTGCAAGAAACTTGCGTGTTACCATTGGCGGGAACGAATCCCCGCGAGATTTCGTTAACGGCGAAAAAGGAGTTGTGCGATCGCTATGCCGAAATTCTGCGCAGCAGCAATGATAAGGTTGCCACAACATTAGTTCGCTACGGCGATAGCTCCCAGCGCATCGTCTTAATGACTTCCGAAGGAACGGCCATCGAACAATCTTGGGTGGATCTGGAAATGCGCTTTGCCGCAACGGCGCGTCAGGGTTCGACGGTGCAAACCGGACGAGAAACCACGGGGTCGCGCAATGGCTATGAGGATTTAACCGGTTTGGATGCACAAGTGCGATCGGCAGCCCAACGAGCGGTGGATGCCCTCGACCATCCTCCGGTGAAAGGAAATACTTACACGGTGGTCATCGATCCCATTCTTTCCGGCCTCTTCGTCCACGAAGCCTTCGGCCATCTCTCGGAAGCCGATATGGCCTACGAGAACCCGGATATCTTGGAAGTGATGACTCTCGGCCGGAAGTTCGGTCCGGAAAATCTGCAAATCTTCGATGGCGCGCAACCGGAAGGCCATCGCGGCAGTTATTTCTACGACGACGAAGGAACGCCAGCAACTACGACTCAGTTAATCGAAAATGGCACGTTAGTCGGTCGCTTGCACTCTCGCGAAACCGCCGGGAAACTGGGAGAAACTCCCACGGGTAATGCTCGCTGTCTCGATTACCAATATCCTCCCATTGTCCGGATGACGAATACTTGGATCGGTCGCGGCGATACACCGGCACGGGATTTGTTCGGCGATATTACCGAAGGGGTGTATGCGAAAAACTGGCGCGGCGGCATGACGAATGGCGAAATGTTCACGTTTAGCGCTGGAGAAGCGTGGATGATTCGCAACGGTAAAATTGCGGAACCGGTCAGAGATGTGACGCTTTCTGGAAACGTATTTAGTACCTTAGCAGATATAGAGGCGATCGGCGATGACTTCTACTGGGATGAGTCTGGCGGTTGCGGGAAAGGCGGCCAGAATGGGATGCCTGTCGGTTGTGGCGGCCCCTCCCTGCGCATCCGGAATGTAGTTGTTGGGGGAGAAGCTGAGTAG
- a CDS encoding IctB family putative bicarbonate transporter, with amino-acid sequence MNVWETVMLSNIALERWLEGSLLHRIVGFLRNWRQGSLIMQYSDWIGATLVALVLTLSPFVSTSLIGVLLMACGGFWVLLTLSDNPNAEAQTLNTPIHWLVFLFGIISLIATALSPVKTDALKGLIKLSLYLLFFYFSARLTRIPRIRSSLITTYLLTSLPVSVYGIRQYFFGAKALATWVDPSSASADVTRVYSYLGNPNLLAAYLLPAVIWGAAAFWMWRGICPKILGFVIFLVNSACLVLTYSRGGWIGFVVALTAFGLLAVHWWSVYLPSVWKDRALPLALLFLLALFALAIAFVAPIRDRILTMFAGRSDSSNNFRINVWIGAIDMVKAYPIIGIGPGNSAFNKIYPLFMQPKYTALSAYSVLLETAVETGLVGLAVFLWFLGVLFSQGWQQIQQLREIRSQEVWWLMGAIAICLGMMAHGAVDTVWYRPQVNTLWWFAVAIVASYYPGWREKSWRSKY; translated from the coding sequence ATGAATGTCTGGGAAACGGTAATGCTGTCTAATATCGCGCTCGAGCGTTGGCTAGAGGGCAGTTTATTGCATCGGATTGTCGGTTTTCTGCGCAACTGGCGACAGGGCAGCCTTATTATGCAATACAGCGACTGGATTGGCGCCACCTTAGTCGCCCTAGTTTTGACATTAAGTCCCTTCGTCTCCACCAGTTTAATTGGGGTCTTGCTGATGGCCTGCGGGGGATTTTGGGTTCTCCTGACCCTCTCCGACAATCCCAATGCCGAAGCGCAAACTTTAAATACTCCCATTCACTGGCTCGTATTTTTATTTGGAATAATTTCTCTAATTGCTACAGCTCTTTCGCCCGTCAAAACCGACGCGCTGAAAGGATTAATTAAACTCAGTCTCTATTTGCTCTTCTTTTATTTTTCGGCGCGCTTAACTCGCATTCCGCGAATTCGCTCCAGCCTGATTACTACTTATTTATTAACCTCTCTCCCAGTCAGCGTCTATGGCATTCGCCAATATTTCTTTGGCGCCAAAGCCCTAGCGACTTGGGTCGATCCGAGTTCGGCATCGGCAGATGTGACGCGGGTTTACAGTTATTTAGGCAATCCCAATCTCCTCGCCGCTTATCTATTACCAGCCGTCATTTGGGGAGCAGCCGCCTTTTGGATGTGGCGCGGCATCTGTCCGAAAATCCTGGGATTCGTTATTTTCCTCGTCAACTCGGCCTGTTTGGTATTGACCTACAGTCGGGGGGGATGGATTGGTTTTGTGGTCGCGTTAACAGCGTTTGGACTCTTAGCCGTTCATTGGTGGAGCGTCTATTTACCGTCTGTCTGGAAAGATCGCGCTTTGCCCTTAGCCTTGCTATTTTTGCTCGCCCTATTTGCTCTGGCTATAGCATTTGTCGCTCCAATTCGCGATCGCATCTTAACCATGTTTGCCGGCCGTAGCGATAGCAGTAACAACTTTCGCATCAACGTCTGGATCGGCGCGATCGATATGGTGAAAGCCTATCCCATCATCGGTATCGGTCCGGGAAATAGCGCCTTCAACAAAATCTATCCCCTGTTCATGCAACCGAAATATACCGCCCTCAGTGCCTATTCCGTCTTACTGGAAACCGCCGTAGAAACGGGACTGGTAGGACTTGCTGTCTTTCTCTGGTTCCTGGGAGTTCTGTTCTCCCAAGGATGGCAGCAGATCCAGCAATTGCGCGAAATTCGCTCCCAGGAGGTATGGTGGCTAATGGGCGCGATCGCCATCTGTCTGGGAATGATGGCCCATGGTGCCGTCGATACCGTTTGGTATCGCCCGCAAGTGAATACCCTCTGGTGGTTTGCCGTAGCGATCGTTGCCAGCTATTATCCGGGATGGCGCGAAAAATCATGGCGCTCAAAATATTGA